One window of Paroedura picta isolate Pp20150507F chromosome 2, Ppicta_v3.0, whole genome shotgun sequence genomic DNA carries:
- the DBX1 gene encoding homeobox protein DBX1, with product MMFPSLLAPPAVYPSLLRPTPTLTLPQSLQSAFAGPSSFLVEDLLQIGRPATYLPRGGAPPPSLSPPGAGGTEAALTSEMAAAAPPGTRRGGSSSSQPSASAGNQAAFLKFGVNAILASTPRTETPHALIQSAPPKTFSFPYFEGSFAPFLRSSYFPASSVVPIPGTFSWPLAARGKPRRGMLRRAVFSDVQRKALEKMFQKQKYISKPDRKKLAAKLGLKDSQVKIWFQNRRMKWRNSKERELLSSGGCREQTLPTKFNPHPDLSDVGKKGSGAEEEEEEETASLLCPGSPRHTLTYHHPSTDHPCLRERLESQMLPSPTHSCSPSKPSDFSDSEEEEDEEEDEEEEITVS from the exons ATGATGTTCCCCAGCCTGCTGGCTCCTCCCGCCGTGTACCCCAGCCTCCTGCGGCCCACGCCCACGCTCACCCTGCCGCAGTCGCTGCAGTCCGCTTTTGCCGGCCCCTCGAGcttcctggtggaagacctcctgcAGATCGGCAGGCCGGCCACTTACCTGCCCCGCGGCGGCGCCCCGCCGCCCAGCCTGTCTCCCCCCGGCGCCGGAGGCACCGAGGCCGCCCTCACCTCCGAGATGGCCGCTGCCGCCCCGCCCGGGACTCGACggggcggctcctcctcctcgcaGCCCTCCGCCTCTGCCGGCAACCAGGCAGCTTTCCTCAAGTTCGGCGTCAACGCCATTCTGGCATCGACGCCCAGGACAG AGACCCCCCACGCCTTGATCCAGAGCGCCCCTCCCAAGACGTTCTCGTTCCCCTACTTCGAAGGATCCTTCGCACCCTTTCTCAGATCCTCGTATTTCCCAG CCTCTTCTGTGGTGCCCATCCCTGGCACGTTTTCTTGGCCTTTGGCTGCCCGAGGGAAGCCACGCAGAGGAATGCTCCGCAGGGCTGTCTTCTCAGATGTGCAGCGCAAAGCTCTAGAGAAAATGTTTCAGAAACAGAAATACATCAGTAAACCAGACAGAAAGAAGCTGGCAGCCAAGCTGGGCTTGAAAGATTCTCAG GTGAAGATCTGGTTCCAAAATAGAAGAATGAAGTGGAGGAACTCCAAAGAAAGAGAGCTCCTGTCATCTGGTGGCTGCCGGGAACAGACCTTACCCACCAAATTCAATCCTCATCCTGATCTCAGTGATGTAGGCAAGAAAGGCTctggggcggaggaggaggaggaggaggaaaccgcATCCCTCCTTTGTCCAGGCAGCCCCAGGCATACCTTAACCTATCACCACCCATCTACAGACCACCCATGCCTGAGAGAGAGGCTGGAGTCCCAGATGCTGCCCTCTCCAACCCATTCCTGCAGCCCCAGCAAACCATCCGACTTCTCAGactcagaagaggaggaggacgaggaggaggacgaggaggaagagaTCACAGTCTCCTAG